Proteins from a single region of Sphaerochaeta globosa str. Buddy:
- the gpmI gene encoding 2,3-bisphosphoglycerate-independent phosphoglycerate mutase, protein MVEALKKMGKISRKGPVVLVIMDGVGFGKYKEGDAVAAALTGNLNKLYKAYPWTKLKAHGLAVGLPSDDDMGNSEVGHNAMGCGRVFSQGAKLVNNSIDTGAMFEGSTWKKLVHNAKANASSLHFIGLLSDGNVHSHIDNLKAMIVQAKKEGVAKVRVHAMLDGRDVGEVSALEYFDPFEAFLASLNDATFDAKIASGGGRMVITMDRYNANWNMVRKGWETHVLGEGRQFESAHVAIETLRKESKAIDQDLPPFVISKNGKPVGTIEDGDSVILFNFRGDRALEITKAFEAEQLSEFDRKRRPKVEYAGMMEYDGDLHVPKQFLVTPPAIDKTIAEYLCASKVRQFSISETQKFGHVTYFFNGNKSGKFDDKLEEYVEILSDIVPFEERPWMKCAEIADRVIKEVDSGKWDFIKLNFPNGDMVGHTGNFQAVVCSMEGLDLQIGRIHKAVMEAGGVMVITADHGNADDMFEHGKDGSVQYKENGDPKSKTSHSLNPVPCIICDSSYEGEYETELKTGLGISSIAATCMNLLDFEAPALYDPSIITMR, encoded by the coding sequence ATGGTTGAAGCATTGAAAAAGATGGGAAAAATTTCCCGTAAAGGTCCCGTCGTCCTGGTGATTATGGACGGAGTAGGATTTGGAAAATACAAAGAGGGCGATGCAGTTGCAGCCGCTCTTACCGGAAATTTGAATAAACTGTACAAGGCCTATCCATGGACCAAACTGAAGGCTCATGGTCTTGCTGTCGGACTTCCCAGTGATGATGACATGGGTAACAGTGAGGTCGGCCATAATGCCATGGGTTGCGGCCGTGTTTTCTCCCAGGGAGCAAAACTGGTCAACAACTCCATCGATACCGGCGCCATGTTTGAGGGATCGACCTGGAAAAAATTGGTCCATAATGCAAAGGCCAATGCATCGAGTCTTCACTTCATCGGATTGCTCAGTGATGGTAATGTCCATTCGCATATCGACAATCTCAAAGCCATGATAGTACAGGCCAAGAAGGAAGGTGTTGCAAAGGTTCGTGTGCATGCAATGCTTGACGGCCGTGATGTTGGGGAAGTCAGCGCCCTTGAGTACTTCGACCCCTTCGAGGCTTTTCTTGCTTCCCTGAACGATGCAACCTTCGATGCTAAAATTGCAAGCGGTGGCGGACGCATGGTTATTACCATGGACCGCTACAATGCCAACTGGAATATGGTCAGAAAGGGTTGGGAAACCCATGTTTTGGGTGAGGGGCGGCAGTTTGAATCTGCTCACGTGGCTATTGAAACTCTACGCAAGGAGAGCAAGGCCATCGACCAGGATCTGCCTCCGTTTGTCATTTCCAAGAACGGCAAGCCGGTGGGAACCATTGAGGACGGAGACAGTGTCATTCTCTTCAATTTCCGCGGTGACCGTGCCCTTGAGATTACCAAGGCTTTCGAGGCAGAACAGCTTAGTGAGTTCGACCGAAAGCGCCGTCCGAAGGTAGAGTATGCCGGCATGATGGAGTATGACGGGGATTTGCATGTTCCCAAGCAGTTCTTGGTTACTCCTCCAGCCATCGACAAGACAATTGCCGAGTATCTCTGTGCCTCCAAAGTGAGGCAGTTCTCTATCAGTGAAACACAGAAATTCGGCCATGTCACCTACTTCTTCAATGGAAACAAGAGCGGTAAGTTTGATGACAAGCTTGAAGAGTATGTTGAGATTCTCAGTGATATCGTCCCCTTCGAGGAAAGACCGTGGATGAAGTGTGCTGAGATAGCCGATCGTGTCATCAAGGAAGTCGACAGCGGCAAATGGGATTTCATCAAGCTAAACTTCCCCAACGGGGATATGGTCGGTCACACAGGCAACTTCCAGGCTGTTGTATGCTCCATGGAAGGTCTTGACCTGCAGATTGGAAGAATCCACAAGGCAGTGATGGAAGCCGGTGGTGTTATGGTCATCACTGCCGACCATGGCAATGCCGACGATATGTTTGAGCACGGCAAAGATGGAAGTGTACAGTACAAGGAAAACGGGGATCCAAAGTCAAAGACCAGTCACTCACTCAATCCCGTTCCCTGCATCATCTGTGATAGTTCCTATGAAGGTGAGTATGAAACCGAGCTGAAGACCGGTCTTGGGATCAGCAGCATTGCAGCAACCTGCATGAACCTTCTCGACTTTGAAGCTCCCGCTCTCTATGATCCGAGCATCATAACCATGCGGTAG
- a CDS encoding aldo/keto reductase produces the protein MEYKEFGRTGHRSSRVIFGAAAFWDVTQQQADKTLGLLLDHGVNHIDTARSYGDAELHVGPWMKEKRSSFFLASKTGMRTKEEALAELKQTLTRLQTEYLDLWQLHFLVDPKEWEVAMGEGGALEAAIEAKKQGLVRFLGVTGHGVDAPKAHLKSLEVYDFDAVLLPYNYTMLQNPTYTQDMDKLLGVCSKRNIAVQTIKALARGEYKPQEKTFATWYDALSDEESIGKAVHYVLSNEQLFLNSTGDITLLPALLKAAEKTIVRPTEAEMRNLVKKEGMQPLFT, from the coding sequence ATGGAGTACAAGGAGTTTGGTAGGACTGGTCATCGTTCCAGCAGGGTTATTTTCGGCGCTGCTGCCTTTTGGGATGTGACCCAACAGCAAGCGGACAAGACCCTTGGCCTTTTGCTTGACCATGGAGTCAACCATATCGATACCGCCCGCAGCTATGGTGATGCCGAATTGCATGTCGGCCCTTGGATGAAAGAGAAGCGATCTTCCTTTTTTCTTGCTTCCAAGACTGGGATGCGTACCAAAGAAGAAGCTTTGGCAGAGCTCAAGCAAACGCTTACGCGCCTGCAGACTGAGTATCTGGACCTCTGGCAGTTGCATTTTCTCGTAGATCCCAAGGAGTGGGAGGTTGCCATGGGGGAAGGTGGGGCCTTAGAGGCTGCCATTGAAGCAAAAAAGCAGGGCTTGGTACGGTTTCTTGGTGTTACCGGCCATGGTGTCGATGCCCCGAAGGCGCATCTGAAAAGCCTTGAAGTATATGATTTCGACGCTGTACTGTTGCCCTACAACTATACCATGCTGCAGAATCCTACCTATACACAGGACATGGACAAGCTACTGGGTGTCTGCAGCAAACGCAATATTGCAGTACAGACCATCAAAGCTCTTGCACGCGGTGAATATAAGCCTCAGGAAAAAACCTTTGCAACATGGTATGACGCTCTCAGTGATGAGGAATCGATCGGGAAAGCAGTACACTATGTTCTGTCCAACGAGCAGCTGTTTCTGAACAGTACCGGTGACATTACTCTATTGCCTGCTTTACTGAAGGCGGCAGAGAAGACCATTGTCCGGCCCACAGAGGCGGAGATGAGAAATTTGGTGAAGAAAGAGGGAATGCAGCCGCTTTTTACGTAA
- a CDS encoding cation:dicarboxylate symporter family transporter yields MKTWISYLAATALGLAATLLFGESGIFQQVMYTVTALFVQLGGFVLIPLVFFGFSSGIASLRKDRKGGVFARTTILWSVFSTLLLVLVSAIVFRFFPSYFPASTSAGSDASTLSIIAPQSISTLFESMLPINPFYTLANAESFLLPVLVIALVFGYFLKPNVEVIRPAYVTMNSLSETMFRLARAFSTSGHLFVFFAASYWFSHLQMEGTLFVAGRFLIMLIISTLSVTLLILPLLFSLVTRFRVNPYMILYRMLAPAAAALFTGSIFFSSPISISLSRHNLGCQKRVSATAIPLYTLIGRGGSAMIATLSVLSLLYAATASMPSDTVILFVALSSALFAYASPLYLGYEVFFISIIVLQFLKIDLYGAEMTMVALMPILNGLGILVDSYIAAFGSAYTCQRLGVLTESAYPDIL; encoded by the coding sequence ATGAAGACCTGGATAAGTTATCTGGCTGCAACTGCCCTTGGTTTGGCTGCAACCCTTTTATTTGGAGAGTCGGGTATATTTCAACAAGTGATGTATACCGTCACCGCCCTTTTCGTGCAGCTCGGTGGGTTTGTATTAATTCCACTGGTCTTTTTCGGCTTCTCAAGCGGGATAGCTTCACTCAGAAAAGATCGTAAGGGTGGTGTGTTTGCACGTACTACCATCCTATGGAGCGTGTTTTCGACGTTGTTGTTGGTTCTGGTTTCTGCCATTGTTTTCAGGTTCTTCCCGTCGTATTTCCCTGCAAGCACCAGTGCCGGCAGCGATGCTTCAACGCTTTCGATAATTGCCCCCCAATCGATTTCCACCCTCTTTGAATCGATGCTGCCCATCAATCCATTCTACACGCTGGCAAATGCAGAGAGCTTCTTGCTTCCTGTTTTGGTAATAGCTTTGGTTTTCGGTTACTTCCTCAAGCCCAATGTTGAGGTTATCAGACCGGCGTACGTCACCATGAACTCACTCAGTGAGACTATGTTTCGCCTTGCCAGGGCTTTCAGCACCTCAGGCCACCTCTTTGTTTTCTTTGCTGCATCCTATTGGTTCAGCCATTTGCAGATGGAGGGAACACTCTTTGTTGCCGGTCGCTTCTTGATCATGCTCATCATCTCCACCCTTTCGGTGACGCTGCTGATATTGCCCCTTCTCTTTAGTCTGGTCACCCGTTTCCGTGTTAATCCCTATATGATTCTGTACCGTATGCTTGCCCCGGCAGCCGCCGCTCTCTTCACTGGCAGCATTTTCTTCTCCAGCCCGATTTCCATCTCCCTCTCCAGGCACAACCTTGGTTGCCAGAAGCGGGTCAGTGCAACGGCAATACCGCTTTATACCCTCATTGGAAGGGGTGGTTCGGCTATGATCGCTACCTTGAGCGTGCTCAGCCTGCTGTATGCCGCCACCGCTTCAATGCCCTCTGATACGGTGATTCTCTTTGTGGCCCTTAGTAGCGCCCTTTTCGCATATGCAAGTCCTCTCTACCTCGGTTACGAGGTATTCTTCATCTCCATCATAGTCCTGCAGTTTCTGAAAATCGACCTATATGGAGCTGAGATGACTATGGTCGCGCTGATGCCGATTCTCAACGGATTGGGAATTCTGGTGGATTCCTACATAGCAGCCTTTGGTTCAGCCTACACCTGCCAACGTCTGGGGGTCCTCACAGAGAGTGCCTACCCCGATATTCTGTAA
- a CDS encoding alpha-amylase family glycosyl hydrolase codes for MITRDFRISVRTRTEMDFFPVLFPSDSDLGALYKQATEIAYFYNSKVKAKGGNDWVSAGKLHATAVLYQLYQSVLSRYLNDSEPDFFTRLTALINKNHAAQEVLAFYMKEFPSPLLVQQSLPLDYFYEESLRGYFLHQVMQENPALIQAAKPFLAPEGLTFPQASQAVTALLGGYTKASAVMGSSDSDIFSFLTRPAKLYPDSLLDQISYILEAWADLIPQSLKTMLLRAIDFVQEEDKPHFPPVGGGGSPAMAVPDYSIFDHEYEAFTADRNWMPNVIMLAKSTLVWLDQLSKEYGYPIDTLDKIPDQELEKLSSRGITALWLIGLWERSLASKKIKNLCGNPDAEASAYSLKNYEIAQTIGGWQALDNLRQRCRGYGIRLASDMVPNHCGIDGDWVFNHSEYFIQQSYPPFPSYTYDGPNLSSDPNVEIQLEDHYYDRSDAAVTFRRKDLRTGETSYIFHGNDGTSMPWNDTAQLDFLNPATREAVYQQIKHVASNFPIIRFDAAMTLAKKHIQRLWYPKPGHGGDIAGRTQYGMDEIEFNQKIPQEFWREVVDRINEELPDTLLLAEAFWMMEGYFVRTLGMHRVYNSAFMNMLKNQENQKYRETIKNTIAFEPEILKRFVNFMNNPDEETAVSQFGDGDKYFGVCTLLSTMPGLPMFGHGQIEGYREKYGMEYRRAYWDEKPNQYLIDEHYRRIFPLLKKRYLFSGVEYFQLFDLYRDGAVQQSAFCYVNGNERERALVLYNNQYEGVEGWIKTSAPKQQKVGEEKHSETTSLAEALGLTVGGRRYLIYESFNESLTYMKPSLRVYDEGFALHLNGFETKVFLNIREVEDVDGTYAELYEQIGENGVANLEQEILALRLKPVYKAMESFHSESFFKQMKLILSGQATSKSERKLILTLAEAYAHLVAAVENLHPAAKKSLPSLPRDVSPAQMLAQVQRYSTLFKSEESRVLLHGSRILDEMEAVVAASFFLKPFLSDEATISEAMKASDTLLLSRFFSKELCEAGFTQESARKACHSAAILSSAAFMVDDSTEDPKQILALLLSDPSLANYAQVNEYQGVTWYAKEAMQEIIYLSALSLAVIKGMGNVSTYIKVLMEAEMQSGYKLLQLLE; via the coding sequence TTGATTACACGTGATTTTCGCATTTCAGTTCGCACCAGGACTGAAATGGATTTTTTTCCAGTATTGTTTCCTTCAGATTCCGATCTTGGAGCATTGTATAAGCAAGCCACAGAAATCGCATACTTCTACAACAGTAAAGTGAAGGCAAAGGGGGGCAATGACTGGGTCTCTGCAGGAAAATTACATGCTACCGCCGTCCTTTACCAACTCTATCAAAGTGTACTGAGCCGATATCTCAATGACAGCGAACCTGATTTTTTCACCCGCCTGACGGCCTTGATCAACAAGAACCATGCAGCCCAGGAGGTTTTGGCCTTCTATATGAAGGAGTTTCCTTCCCCGCTTCTGGTACAGCAATCGCTCCCTCTGGATTACTTCTATGAGGAGTCGCTTCGCGGCTACTTTCTGCATCAGGTCATGCAGGAGAACCCTGCCCTGATACAGGCTGCGAAACCCTTTCTAGCCCCTGAAGGTCTCACCTTCCCCCAAGCATCCCAGGCTGTTACCGCCCTGTTGGGAGGATACACCAAAGCCTCAGCTGTCATGGGAAGCAGTGATTCAGACATTTTCTCCTTCCTTACCCGTCCTGCAAAACTCTATCCGGATTCTCTTTTGGACCAGATAAGCTATATTCTCGAAGCATGGGCCGACCTCATTCCCCAAAGTCTCAAGACGATGCTGCTCAGGGCGATCGACTTTGTGCAGGAGGAGGATAAACCTCACTTCCCCCCTGTTGGTGGTGGGGGAAGCCCGGCGATGGCGGTACCCGATTACAGCATCTTCGATCATGAGTACGAGGCGTTCACTGCAGACAGGAACTGGATGCCCAATGTAATCATGCTGGCCAAGTCCACCTTGGTCTGGCTTGACCAGCTCAGCAAGGAGTACGGGTATCCAATCGATACTTTGGACAAGATTCCCGACCAGGAACTTGAGAAACTCAGCTCCCGCGGTATTACAGCCCTATGGCTCATCGGTCTTTGGGAGCGCAGTCTGGCAAGTAAGAAAATCAAGAATTTGTGTGGCAATCCTGATGCGGAAGCATCAGCGTACTCGTTGAAGAACTATGAAATTGCCCAAACGATCGGTGGGTGGCAGGCACTGGACAATCTGCGCCAGCGTTGCAGAGGCTACGGTATCCGGCTCGCAAGCGACATGGTACCAAACCACTGTGGCATCGATGGGGACTGGGTCTTCAATCACAGCGAGTATTTCATCCAGCAAAGTTATCCTCCCTTCCCGTCCTATACGTATGACGGACCGAACCTTTCTTCCGATCCAAATGTCGAGATACAACTTGAAGACCACTACTATGACCGCAGCGATGCTGCTGTCACGTTCAGGCGCAAGGATCTCCGTACGGGAGAAACCTCCTATATTTTCCATGGCAACGATGGAACCTCGATGCCCTGGAACGATACTGCCCAACTTGATTTCCTCAATCCCGCCACCCGTGAGGCGGTGTATCAGCAGATTAAACATGTGGCGAGCAACTTCCCAATCATTCGTTTCGATGCAGCCATGACCTTGGCAAAGAAGCATATCCAACGACTCTGGTACCCAAAACCCGGGCACGGAGGCGATATTGCAGGCCGCACTCAGTATGGTATGGATGAGATAGAGTTCAACCAGAAAATTCCTCAGGAATTCTGGCGTGAGGTGGTTGATCGGATCAATGAGGAACTTCCGGATACCCTATTGCTTGCCGAAGCATTCTGGATGATGGAAGGCTATTTTGTTCGGACTCTGGGAATGCACCGTGTCTACAACAGTGCCTTTATGAATATGCTCAAGAACCAAGAGAACCAGAAATATCGTGAGACGATTAAAAACACCATCGCTTTCGAACCGGAAATTCTCAAACGCTTTGTCAATTTCATGAACAATCCCGATGAGGAAACTGCAGTTTCCCAGTTTGGGGATGGGGATAAGTATTTCGGGGTCTGCACCCTGTTGTCCACCATGCCGGGCCTTCCGATGTTCGGACACGGTCAGATCGAGGGCTACCGGGAAAAATACGGGATGGAATACCGACGTGCCTATTGGGACGAAAAGCCCAACCAATATTTGATCGATGAGCATTATCGGCGAATTTTCCCACTTCTGAAAAAGCGTTACCTGTTCAGTGGTGTCGAATATTTCCAACTTTTCGACCTCTATCGTGACGGCGCCGTCCAGCAGTCGGCCTTCTGCTATGTCAATGGCAATGAGCGGGAGCGGGCTCTCGTGTTGTACAACAACCAATATGAAGGTGTAGAGGGTTGGATTAAAACCAGTGCTCCCAAACAGCAGAAAGTCGGGGAAGAGAAACACAGCGAGACGACAAGTCTGGCAGAAGCTCTCGGATTGACTGTCGGAGGAAGACGGTACCTGATTTATGAATCTTTCAATGAATCGCTTACCTATATGAAACCTTCGCTCAGGGTATATGACGAAGGCTTTGCCCTTCACCTCAATGGTTTTGAGACCAAGGTGTTTTTAAACATCCGCGAGGTAGAGGACGTCGATGGGACGTATGCCGAGCTCTACGAACAGATTGGGGAAAACGGAGTGGCCAACCTCGAGCAGGAAATTCTTGCCCTGCGCCTCAAACCGGTGTACAAGGCGATGGAAAGCTTCCACTCTGAGAGTTTCTTCAAGCAGATGAAACTCATTCTTAGTGGGCAAGCCACCAGTAAAAGCGAGCGAAAGCTCATTCTTACCTTGGCCGAAGCGTATGCTCATTTGGTGGCTGCGGTGGAAAATCTGCATCCTGCCGCCAAGAAATCGCTGCCTTCGCTGCCTAGGGACGTCAGTCCAGCACAGATGCTTGCTCAAGTACAGCGATACAGCACGCTCTTTAAAAGTGAGGAGAGCCGCGTCCTGTTGCATGGATCGCGCATCCTGGATGAGATGGAAGCGGTAGTTGCAGCTTCCTTCTTCCTCAAACCCTTTCTCAGCGATGAGGCAACCATCAGCGAAGCAATGAAGGCAAGCGACACACTGCTGCTCTCACGATTTTTCTCCAAGGAGCTCTGTGAAGCTGGATTTACCCAGGAATCAGCCCGCAAGGCCTGCCATAGCGCTGCAATTCTTTCCAGTGCGGCTTTCATGGTGGATGATAGCACTGAAGATCCAAAACAGATTCTTGCGCTGTTGCTCTCAGACCCAAGCCTTGCCAATTATGCACAGGTCAACGAGTACCAGGGTGTTACCTGGTATGCAAAGGAGGCGATGCAGGAGATTATCTATCTGTCAGCACTCTCTCTTGCTGTAATCAAAGGAATGGGGAATGTAAGCACCTATATCAAGGTTCTTATGGAAGCTGAGATGCAGTCCGGCTACAAGCTTTTACAGCTCTTGGAATGA
- the pth gene encoding aminoacyl-tRNA hydrolase: MVKLLVFLGNPGKAYARTRHNIGWMVAEHLYPNQSWSEKFHGLVSTALTLKLLKPTTYMNESGRSVRACMDFYGYSAEEILVIHDDLELPYGTLRLQKGGGLGGHNGLKSIKAHAQSDQFSRLRIGIGRPVHGSVASFVLERFTSDEEISLPLVINLAEKMLTDYYSSLPVTNTLV, translated from the coding sequence ATGGTAAAGCTTCTGGTATTTCTGGGCAACCCTGGCAAGGCGTATGCAAGGACAAGGCATAATATTGGTTGGATGGTTGCAGAGCATCTCTATCCAAATCAAAGCTGGAGTGAAAAGTTCCACGGCCTCGTAAGCACCGCACTTACACTAAAACTTCTCAAACCGACGACCTACATGAATGAGAGCGGCAGGTCGGTGCGAGCCTGTATGGATTTCTACGGCTATTCTGCGGAAGAGATTCTGGTCATACACGACGACTTGGAGTTGCCGTACGGGACGCTTCGGCTGCAAAAAGGAGGAGGGTTGGGCGGGCACAACGGCTTGAAATCAATCAAGGCACATGCCCAAAGCGACCAGTTTTCCAGACTCCGAATCGGCATTGGAAGGCCTGTTCACGGCTCGGTAGCATCCTTTGTGCTGGAACGGTTTACCTCCGATGAGGAGATATCCCTTCCATTGGTCATAAATTTGGCAGAAAAGATGCTTACAGACTATTATTCTTCTCTTCCGGTAACAAATACACTAGTCTAA
- a CDS encoding NIF3 1 produces the protein MYVMVFYVPQSHLEVVKEAVFNAGAGTMGQYDRCCFQTLGDGQFRPLEGSSPFLGQVGTLEQVPEWRLELVVDEEHAAQAVQALLDSHPYEVPAYHLIPVLTLEGVEFSE, from the coding sequence ATGTACGTAATGGTTTTCTATGTTCCCCAGTCGCATCTTGAGGTAGTAAAAGAGGCAGTCTTCAATGCAGGGGCCGGTACTATGGGCCAGTATGACCGATGTTGCTTCCAAACCTTGGGAGATGGTCAATTTCGGCCTCTTGAAGGGAGTTCTCCCTTTCTTGGGCAGGTCGGAACGCTTGAACAAGTACCAGAGTGGCGATTAGAATTGGTGGTTGATGAAGAGCATGCCGCCCAGGCGGTCCAAGCCCTGCTGGACAGCCATCCCTATGAGGTCCCTGCCTATCATTTGATCCCGGTCTTGACCCTTGAGGGGGTCGAGTTCAGCGAATAG
- a CDS encoding homocysteine biosynthesis protein has translation MAKTIAQINEKIKAGKAVVVTAEAFKRMAKGKDLAELAQEVDVVTTATFGPMCSSGAVINLGHWSPGIRMEEISLNGVSAYEGLAAVDTYIGATSESKFDPTYGGANVIEDLIRGKDVRLHARGKGTDCYPTKEIDTWINKETVNEFYLFNPRNAYQNYAAATNSTNRIKYTYMGSLLPRYSNITYSTSGELSPLLNDPYLRTIGLGTRIFLGGTEGYVVWNGTQFNTRRERNEYGIPKLPGATLAVIGDAKQMSSDFIRSAYYEKYGVSLFVGIGIPIPVLDEKMAKYLSITNDQIETSILDYGQENHPALASTTYAQLASGSVTLPDGKEVKTAPLSSLAKAREIAEMLCQWIRDKKFFLTEPVQMLPKDSFVKPLVPREGGEK, from the coding sequence ATGGCAAAGACGATTGCCCAGATCAACGAGAAGATCAAGGCAGGAAAGGCGGTGGTAGTTACTGCCGAAGCCTTCAAACGTATGGCGAAGGGAAAAGACCTCGCCGAGCTGGCCCAAGAAGTGGATGTGGTTACCACAGCCACCTTCGGCCCGATGTGCTCCTCTGGAGCGGTTATCAATCTCGGGCACTGGTCACCGGGCATCAGGATGGAGGAAATCTCCCTCAATGGAGTCAGCGCCTATGAAGGGCTTGCTGCGGTCGATACCTATATCGGGGCAACCAGCGAATCGAAGTTTGACCCTACCTATGGAGGGGCAAACGTAATCGAGGATCTCATCCGAGGCAAGGATGTACGCCTGCATGCCAGAGGAAAAGGGACCGACTGTTATCCTACCAAGGAAATCGATACGTGGATCAATAAAGAGACGGTAAACGAATTCTACCTTTTCAATCCCCGTAATGCGTACCAAAACTATGCAGCGGCCACCAACAGTACGAATCGCATCAAGTATACATACATGGGAAGCCTGCTGCCGCGCTATAGCAACATTACCTATTCAACCAGCGGTGAACTCAGTCCGTTGCTTAATGACCCGTATTTACGGACCATCGGGCTTGGAACCCGCATTTTCCTTGGTGGTACTGAGGGGTATGTGGTCTGGAATGGAACACAGTTCAATACCCGCCGTGAACGCAATGAATACGGTATTCCCAAACTCCCTGGAGCCACCTTGGCGGTAATCGGGGACGCAAAACAGATGTCCTCCGACTTCATCCGCTCCGCCTACTACGAAAAATATGGGGTTTCACTTTTCGTCGGAATAGGGATTCCCATTCCGGTGTTGGACGAGAAAATGGCAAAGTACTTGAGTATCACCAACGACCAGATTGAGACCTCCATTCTCGATTACGGTCAGGAAAACCATCCCGCTTTGGCTTCAACCACCTACGCCCAGCTTGCCAGCGGAAGCGTAACCCTGCCCGATGGCAAAGAGGTCAAGACAGCTCCGCTCTCTTCCCTTGCCAAAGCCCGTGAGATTGCCGAGATGCTCTGCCAATGGATCCGTGATAAGAAATTCTTCCTTACCGAACCGGTGCAAATGCTGCCCAAAGACAGCTTTGTCAAACCCTTGGTACCTCGTGA